CCGGTTCGAACACGTCGGTCATTGCGCGGTTGCGCAACTGCTCGCCGGTGAGGTTGCGGCGGTCGTTGGGGTCGTAGCTCGGGTAGTTGGCCATGGCCAGCAGCTCGCCCGTCTGCGCATCGACCACCACCACGCTGCCGGCGCGCGCCTTGTTGGCGACGACGGCATCGCGGATCTTCTCGTAGGCCACGAACTGCACACGGTCGTCGATGCTCAGCTGGATGTCGTGGCCCTCGGTCGGCGGCACCTGGTCTTCGGTGTCCTCGACGATGTGACCAAGCCGGTCCTTGAGGACGTGGCGCGAGCCGGACTTGCCGGCCAACTCCTGGTTGAAGGCCAGCTCCACGCCTTCCTGCCCGATGTCTTCCACGTTGGTGAAGCCGGCCAGGTGCGCCGCCGCCTCGCCCTCGGGATACTGGCGACGGTAATCGCGGCGCAGGTAGATGCCCTTGATGTTGAGCGCCGCAACCTCCTTGGCAACCGGCTGGTCGACCTGGCGCTTGAGCCAGACGAAGGTCTTGTCCTCGTCCTCCAGCTTTTTGTCGAAGTCCTTCTGCGGCATGCCGAGCAGCTTGGCCGCCTGCTTGAGCTTGGCCTGAACTTCGGGGTCGTCGCGCTCGATGTCCTCGGGAATGGCCCAGATGCTGGGCGCCGGAATGTCGGAGGCCAGGATCAGCCCGTTGCGGTCGAGAATGCGGCCGCGGTTGGCCGGCAGCTCCAGCGTGCGCTGGTAGCGCACCTCGCCCTGATGCTGGAAGAAGTCGTTGTTGAAGATCTGGACGTAAGCGGCCCGGCCGGCCAGCAGCACGAAGCCGAAGGCGATGCTGGCCACGATGAACTTGCTGCGCCACACGGGAGTGGGGCTGGCGAGCAGCGGACTGCTGCCGTAGCGGATGCGGCCGTTGGGATTCATCTTGTGCGGGCGTGGCGCCCGGCTGTTGTTGTCCGCGTGTAGACAGCAGGGCGTCGAACGAGTTCCGGGCGGTTGTTCAAAGCCGCCCGGAATCGACGCATAAATCGACGCTGCTGCTGCGCCGTCAGCGCTTGGGCCGCAGCGACACGATCAGCGACGGGAAGATGCGCCCGTCGGTGTCGCGCGGCAGCTTCTCGGTCTTGCGCAGGCCGCGTTCGGCGGCCTCGTCCCAGCCCTGCAGGCCGCTCGACTTGCTCAGCTTGACGCCGACGATGGTGCCGTCGGGCGCCAGGTTGACTTCGAACTCCGCGGCCGGGTTGCCGTTCACCATGTCGGCATCGGGGAAGGTGATGTTCGGGCGCACGGCGGCGGCGATGCGGCCGGCATAGCCGCTCGAAGGGCCCGACGAACGTTGGGCTGTGCCCTTCGAATCGTCGGCGCCGCTCGCACCAGCCAGGCCTTGCATGCGCTTGAGCGCGGCGGCACGGTCGGCGGCTGCCTGCTTCGCCGCGGCATCGGCCTTCTTGGCTTCGGCCTGCTTGGCCTCGGCTTCCTGCTGCTTCTTCTGGTCGGCGAGTTTCTGCTGCTGCTCTTTCTTGCGCTGGGCCTCGTCTTCGGCACGCTGCTTGGCTTCGAGCTCTTTCTTCTTCTGCTGCTGTTGCTGCTCGAGTTCGCGCTCTTTCTGTTCCTTCTGCTCCTTGAGCTTCTTCTCGCGCTCCAGGGCAATGTCGGGCGCCCTTGGCGCAGGTGCGGGCTCGGGCGCCTTCGCCACCGGTGGGGGTGGTGGTGCGGGTGCGGGCGGCGGTGGCGCAGGAGCCGGCGTGGGGGCTTGCGGTGCTTGAAGGCGGGGCGCCGCCTGCTGCACCGTGGACGACCACAGCTCCGCGTCGACCGCACCTTCGTCGGGGTCGCTGCGCCAGCGCACACCCCACGTCAGCGCGGCGATCAGCAACGCATGCGCAATGAGGGCCAGCACGACGGCACGCGGCGTGCCGCGCTGCGGCGGCGGCGCGAACTCGGGGCGATCCAGTGCGAGCGACATGCCTTATTTGCCGCCCGTGGTCGTGACCGACAGGCCCACGCGCTCGATACCGCTGCGCTTGAGCTGGTTCATCGCCTTCACGACGGTCTCGTACTTCACCGACTTGTCGGCGCTGATGACCACCGGGCGCTGGTCGTCGCCGCCCTGGGCCTGCTTGGCCGCGGAGCCGATCTGGGTCATGGGGATCGAGGTGCCGCCCGAGCCGGTGGACGGATCTTTCTTGATCTGCACTTCGTCTTCGCTCTTGATGACGATCTCGATGGGCTTGTCGGGCTGCTTGTTGGCGCGGTCGACCGAGGGCAGGTTGATCACGCTCGGCGTGATGAGCGGCGCGGTGACCATGAAGATGATCAGCAGCACCAGCATCACGTCGATGAACGGGACCATGTTGATCTCGTTGATCGTCCGGCGGCCGCGGCCCCGGGATGAAACGGCGGGCATGCGCTGCGCCTCCGTTCAGCGGTTGGCCGGAGCCACCGACGATGCCGCGCCGCCGGCCGTCGGATTGGCCGACAGGTTGCGCTGCAGGATGTTGGAGAACTCCTCGATGTAGGTTTCGAGGGCAATGGCGATCTTGTCGATCTCGCGGGCGAAGCGGTTGTAGCCCACAACAGCCGGAATGGCGGCGAACAGGCCGATGGCGGTGGCCACCAGTGCCTCGGCGATGCCGGGGGCCACGGTGGCCAGCGTTACCTGCGCCAGTGCAGCCAGGCCGGTGAAGGCGTGCATGATGCCCCAGACCGTGCCGAACAGGCCGACGTACGGAGAGACCGAGCCCACGGTGGCCAGGAACGAGAGGTTCTGCTCGGCCGCGTCCAGCTCGCGCTGGAAGCTCGCGCGCATCGCGCGGCGGGCGCCGTCGAGCAGCGTGGGGGCGTCGGTAACGTGGCGTTCGCGCAGCTTTTGATATTCGCGCATGCCCGAAGCGAAGATGCGCTCCATGGGGCCGGCGAACTTGGCGTTCTGCGCGGCCGAGGCGAACAGTTCATTGAGGCTGGTGCCCGACCAGAACTCGCGTTCGAAGTCGTCGTTGAGGGCACGCATGCGCCGCAGTGCGAAGTACTTGCGGATGATCGCGGCCCAGCTGGCGATCGAGACGATCACGAGCAGCAGCACGACCAGTTGAACCACGAAGCTCGCATGGAGCAGGAGATTGATGATGGAGAGGTCTTGGTTCATGGCTTGAAAGGTTGTGTCATGGAGCCGCTGTAGCGCTCGAGGGTTCCCGTCACTTGCTTCGGAATGCGTGCGGGACGCAATGTGGCGGCGTCCACCCAGCCGATGCGGATCGTGCCTTCGCACAGCAAGACGGGTGCCGGGGCCCCCGTTCGCTCTTGCTCTGTTTTTGATAGCACTCGCTGACCGATTATCAACGACGCAGTGCCCAATTGTTGAAGATCGGCTGTAACGAGCAGTTCGTCGTCTAGCCGCGAGGGCCGATGGTATTTGAGCTGCGTTTCGCTCACCACGAACTGGCCGCCCGTTTCCTCGCGCAGCTTGCGCTGTTCGACGCCCAGCGAGCGCAGCCACTCGGTGCGGCCGCGCTCCATGAACTTCAGGTAATTGGCGTAGAACACGATGCCGCCGGCGTCGGTGTCTTCCCAGTAGACGCGGATCGGAAACGCGTAGCTCATTGCGCCTGGTTCTCTGCCATGGCCCGCAGGCGTTCGATGGATTCCTGCAGGTGCGCCATCGAACTGGCAGTGGAGAAGCGCACGAACTTGGCCGTCTCGGCCGTGCCGAAGTCGCGGCCGGGCGTGACGGCGACGTGGGCGCGCTTCATGGTCTCGAAGGCGAAGTCCCAGCTGCCGGAGATGCCGAGCTTTTCGGCGAAGCTCGTGCAGTCGGCCCAGGCGTAGAAGGCGCCGTCGGGAACCACGGGCACGTTCAGGCCTAACGCGTTCAGCTGCGGAATGAACCAGTCGCGGCGCGCCTTGAATTCGGCGCGGCGGCGTTCGTACTCGGCAATGCTCTCGTCCTCGAAGCAGGCGAGCGCCGCGTACTGAGACACCGTGCTCGCGCAGATGAACAGGTTTTGCGCAAGGCGCTCGACCACCGGCACCAGCACCTCGGGCACCACCAGCCAGCCGAGGCGCCAGCCGGTCATGTTGAAGTACTTGCTGAAGCTGTTGATGCTGATGACGTTGTCGTCGATGGCCAGCGCCGTCTGCCCGAAGGCATCGTCGTATGAGAGGCCGAGATAGATCTCGTCGATCAGCGTGATGCCGCCGCGCTGCGACACCACCTCGTGGATGCGGCGCAGTTCGTCGGGCGCGATCGAAGTGCCGGTCGGGTTCGACGGTGACGCGAGCAGCACGCCGCGCGTCTTGTCGGTCCAGGCGGCCTCGACCTTGGCGGCCGTGAGCTGGAAGCGCTCTTCGGCCGTGGTCGGCACCAGCACGGCCTTGCCGTCCGCCGCGCTCACGAAGTGGCGGTTGCACGGATAGCTCGGGTCGGGCATCAGGATCTCGTCGCCGGACTCGATCAGCGCGAGGCAGGCCAGCTGCAGCGCGGCCGAGGCGCCAGCGGTGACGACGATGCGGCGGGCCGGCACGTCGACGTTGAAGCGCTGGCGATACCAGGCGCTGATGCGTTCGCGCAGATGGTCGAGGCCAGTGGCCTGCGTGTACTGCGTGGCGCCGGCGCGCACGGCGCGGGCTGCGGCTTCCTGCACCAGCGGTGGGGCGGTGAAGTCGGGTTCGCCGATGTTCAGGAAGATCATCGGCCGGTCGGTATGGGCGACCTGGCGGGCCAATGCACTGGCGGCCTTGGCCACTTCCATCACATAGAAGGGCTCGATGCGCTGTGCGCGCGTCGAAATCCTCATGCCTTTGCTTTCCCCGAAGCGCGATCTGCTTCCACTTCGAGCGGGCGCAACTGCGGCGCCAGGCCGTTGAGCACGGCGTTCACGTACTTGTGGCCGTCGGTGCCGCCGAATTCCTTGGCCAGCTCGATGCACTCGTTGAGCACCACGCGCCACGGCACGTCGGGGCAGTTCTGGAACTCGTACACGCCGATCCACATCACGGCGTGCTCGATGGGCGAGATTTCTTCGAACTTGCGGTCAAGCAGCGGGCGGATCAACGCGTCGAGCTGCTCGGCGCCTTCGATCGAACCATGCAGCAGCGCGTCGTAGTGCAGAGCGTCGGCCTTGTGGAAGCCCGCGAGGTCGCGCGTGAAGTGGTCGATGTCGGTCGGGTCGTTGCGGCCCACCAGGTGCTGGTAGAGCGCCTGCAGCGCGAACTCGCGCGCGCGGCTGCGGTTCGACTTGGCCGAAGCCTTGCGCGCGCCCGTGCTGGTGAGGCCGACGCGCGACTGGCGCGGCTTGGCGCCAGCGGGCTTGAGGGGCTTGGAGGTGTCTTCGGTCATGAAAGGGTGGCCAGCAGTTGCGCCATCTCGACCGCCACGCGGGCTGCGTCGCGGCCCTTGTCGGTCTGGCGGGCGATGGCCTGCTCGAGGTTTTCGGTGGTGAGGATCGCGTTGGCGATGGGCAGGCGGTAGTCGAGCGCAATGCGGCTCACGCTCGCGCCCGATTCGTTGGCCACGAGTTCGAAGTGATAGGTTTCGCCGCGGATGATGCAGCCCAGCGCCACCAGCGCGTGGTAGCCGCCGCGTTCGGCGAGCGCCTGCAGCGCCACGGGCACTTCGAGCGCGCCGGGAACCTGCAGGTGATGGATGTCGCTGGCGGCCACACCCAGCGCCTCGAGCTCCGAGAGGCAGGCCGAGGCCAGCGCATCAGTGATGTCGGCGTTAAAGCGCGCCTGCACGATGCCGATGCGCAGGCCTTTGCCGTTGAGCGTTGTCTCGCCCTTGTTTGAACCTTGCATGGTCGTTCAGTCTTTCGTGAGGTAGCCGGCGATTTCGAGCCCGTAGCCCGCCGCCATGCTCGGCATGCGACGCGGCGTGCCCAGCAGATTCATCTTGTGCACGCCGCATTCGCGCAGGATCTGCGCGCCGATGCCGTAGCTGCGCAGGTCCATGCGGCCGCGCTCGGGGGCTTGCGCGGGGCGCGCGGTGCCGTCGAACTGGGCGAGCAGCTCGCCGGCGGTTTCGCCACAGTTCAGCAGCACGGCCACGCCCTTGCCCTCGTTCGCGATGTGCGAGAGGCTGGCGTCCAGGCTCCACGAGTGCAGCGAGCGGTTGATTTCGAGTGCGTCGAGCACCGACAGCGGCTCGTGCACGCGCACCGACACCGTGTCTTCGGGCGCCCACTTGCCGCGCACCAGCGCAAGGTGCACGCCGCGGCTGGGCTTGTCGATGAAGGCGTGGGCGGTGAAGGCGCCCCAGTTGGTCTGGATCTCGCGGCAGCCGACTTTTTCGACCAGTGATTCGACGCGGCTGCGGTGCTCGATGAGCGCGGCGATGGTACCGATCTTGAGGCCGTGCTCGGCCGCAAAGATCTGCAGGTCGGGCAGGCGGGCCATGGTGCCGTCTTCGTTCATCACCTCGCAGATCACCGAGGCGGGCGAGCAGCCGGCCATGGCGGCGAGGTCGCAGCCGGCTTCGGTATGGCCGGCGCGCATCAGCACGCCGCCGTCCACCGCCTGCAGCGGGAAGATGTGGCCGGGCTGAACGAGGTCGGCGGCCACTGCATTGGGGGCTACGGCGGCCTGCACGGTGCGGGCGCGGTCGGCGGCCGAGATGCCGGTAGTCACGCCTTCGGCCGCTTCGATGGAAACGGTGAACGCGGTCGAATGCTTGGCGCCGTTGCGCTGCACCATCGGCGGCAGCTGCAGCCGCTCGCACATCTCGCGCGAGAGCGTGAGGCAGATCAGGCCGCGGGCATGGCGCGCCATGAAGTTGATGGCCTCGGGCGTGATGTGGTCGGCCGCGACGACGATGTCGCCTTCGTTCTCGCGGTCTTCCTCGTCGACCAGGATCACCATGCGGCCAGCGGCAAGCTCGGCCACGATTTCCTCGACCGAAGAGATCGGGGCTGGGGCGCGCGCGGCGCGGGGAGCGCCGATCGGCGTGACGGAGGCGTTCATTCGGCTGTGTCCTTGGAATACGTGGAAGTGGGGGGCACCAGCACGCCCGCCTGAAGCATGCGCTCCACGTAGCGCGCCACGGTATCGATTTCGAGGTTGACCTTCGAGC
This is a stretch of genomic DNA from Variovorax paradoxus. It encodes these proteins:
- the tolQ gene encoding protein TolQ gives rise to the protein MNQDLSIINLLLHASFVVQLVVLLLVIVSIASWAAIIRKYFALRRMRALNDDFEREFWSGTSLNELFASAAQNAKFAGPMERIFASGMREYQKLRERHVTDAPTLLDGARRAMRASFQRELDAAEQNLSFLATVGSVSPYVGLFGTVWGIMHAFTGLAALAQVTLATVAPGIAEALVATAIGLFAAIPAVVGYNRFAREIDKIAIALETYIEEFSNILQRNLSANPTAGGAASSVAPANR
- the ybgC gene encoding tol-pal system-associated acyl-CoA thioesterase, whose translation is MSYAFPIRVYWEDTDAGGIVFYANYLKFMERGRTEWLRSLGVEQRKLREETGGQFVVSETQLKYHRPSRLDDELLVTADLQQLGTASLIIGQRVLSKTEQERTGAPAPVLLCEGTIRIGWVDAATLRPARIPKQVTGTLERYSGSMTQPFKP
- a CDS encoding ExbD/TolR family protein, with translation MPAVSSRGRGRRTINEINMVPFIDVMLVLLIIFMVTAPLITPSVINLPSVDRANKQPDKPIEIVIKSEDEVQIKKDPSTGSGGTSIPMTQIGSAAKQAQGGDDQRPVVISADKSVKYETVVKAMNQLKRSGIERVGLSVTTTGGK
- the ribBA gene encoding bifunctional 3,4-dihydroxy-2-butanone-4-phosphate synthase/GTP cyclohydrolase II, which gives rise to MNASVTPIGAPRAARAPAPISSVEEIVAELAAGRMVILVDEEDRENEGDIVVAADHITPEAINFMARHARGLICLTLSREMCERLQLPPMVQRNGAKHSTAFTVSIEAAEGVTTGISAADRARTVQAAVAPNAVAADLVQPGHIFPLQAVDGGVLMRAGHTEAGCDLAAMAGCSPASVICEVMNEDGTMARLPDLQIFAAEHGLKIGTIAALIEHRSRVESLVEKVGCREIQTNWGAFTAHAFIDKPSRGVHLALVRGKWAPEDTVSVRVHEPLSVLDALEINRSLHSWSLDASLSHIANEGKGVAVLLNCGETAGELLAQFDGTARPAQAPERGRMDLRSYGIGAQILRECGVHKMNLLGTPRRMPSMAAGYGLEIAGYLTKD
- a CDS encoding pyridoxal phosphate-dependent aminotransferase — translated: MRISTRAQRIEPFYVMEVAKAASALARQVAHTDRPMIFLNIGEPDFTAPPLVQEAAARAVRAGATQYTQATGLDHLRERISAWYRQRFNVDVPARRIVVTAGASAALQLACLALIESGDEILMPDPSYPCNRHFVSAADGKAVLVPTTAEERFQLTAAKVEAAWTDKTRGVLLASPSNPTGTSIAPDELRRIHEVVSQRGGITLIDEIYLGLSYDDAFGQTALAIDDNVISINSFSKYFNMTGWRLGWLVVPEVLVPVVERLAQNLFICASTVSQYAALACFEDESIAEYERRRAEFKARRDWFIPQLNALGLNVPVVPDGAFYAWADCTSFAEKLGISGSWDFAFETMKRAHVAVTPGRDFGTAETAKFVRFSTASSMAHLQESIERLRAMAENQAQ
- the nusB gene encoding transcription antitermination factor NusB, with product MTEDTSKPLKPAGAKPRQSRVGLTSTGARKASAKSNRSRAREFALQALYQHLVGRNDPTDIDHFTRDLAGFHKADALHYDALLHGSIEGAEQLDALIRPLLDRKFEEISPIEHAVMWIGVYEFQNCPDVPWRVVLNECIELAKEFGGTDGHKYVNAVLNGLAPQLRPLEVEADRASGKAKA
- a CDS encoding peptidoglycan D,D-transpeptidase FtsI family protein; this translates as MNPNGRIRYGSSPLLASPTPVWRSKFIVASIAFGFVLLAGRAAYVQIFNNDFFQHQGEVRYQRTLELPANRGRILDRNGLILASDIPAPSIWAIPEDIERDDPEVQAKLKQAAKLLGMPQKDFDKKLEDEDKTFVWLKRQVDQPVAKEVAALNIKGIYLRRDYRRQYPEGEAAAHLAGFTNVEDIGQEGVELAFNQELAGKSGSRHVLKDRLGHIVEDTEDQVPPTEGHDIQLSIDDRVQFVAYEKIRDAVVANKARAGSVVVVDAQTGELLAMANYPSYDPNDRRNLTGEQLRNRAMTDVFEPGSTMKPITIATALQLGRVTPKTIIDTNPGRITVSGATIHDDENFGVLTVEGVIQKSSNVGATKISQRMTAQEMWNSLTAVGLGQKPQTPFPGAVTGRLRPWKSWRPIEQATMSYGYGLSASLFQIAHAYTAFAHNGEVIPVSLLKNMGEEPAGVQVFSPLVASEVRQMMHMAAAPGGTAPLAQTVGYSVGGKTGTAHKQVGKGYASNKYRAWYTGMSPIDKPRIIVAVMVDEPSAGKYFGGLVAAPVFSQVVQQTLRIMNVVPDLAVAPMAH
- the ribH gene encoding 6,7-dimethyl-8-ribityllumazine synthase; amino-acid sequence: MQGSNKGETTLNGKGLRIGIVQARFNADITDALASACLSELEALGVAASDIHHLQVPGALEVPVALQALAERGGYHALVALGCIIRGETYHFELVANESGASVSRIALDYRLPIANAILTTENLEQAIARQTDKGRDAARVAVEMAQLLATLS
- the tolA gene encoding cell envelope integrity protein TolA codes for the protein MSLALDRPEFAPPPQRGTPRAVVLALIAHALLIAALTWGVRWRSDPDEGAVDAELWSSTVQQAAPRLQAPQAPTPAPAPPPPAPAPPPPPVAKAPEPAPAPRAPDIALEREKKLKEQKEQKERELEQQQQQKKKELEAKQRAEDEAQRKKEQQQKLADQKKQQEAEAKQAEAKKADAAAKQAAADRAAALKRMQGLAGASGADDSKGTAQRSSGPSSGYAGRIAAAVRPNITFPDADMVNGNPAAEFEVNLAPDGTIVGVKLSKSSGLQGWDEAAERGLRKTEKLPRDTDGRIFPSLIVSLRPKR